One window of Desulfarculus baarsii DSM 2075 genomic DNA carries:
- a CDS encoding molybdopterin-binding protein produces MSGDCGQQCANGPSGRIVPLEQAVGLILAHDVTEIVPGKAKGPAFRKGHVVRAEDLERLAAMGKRNLYVLDIGPEQMHEDEAAGLLAQALAGPGVCLGGPPREGKITLLADRDGLFMVDVERLTSFNLVDEVMCATIHRHTPVKKGQPVAGTRAIPLTPLRQNIARAVEVAQGGLIEVAPIKPARTGIVVTGNEVASGLIQDGFAPVVRKKLAELGASALGVKIAPDDRAAVAGAIRSLLADGAELIITTAGMSVDPDDVTRHAIVDAGGLDLVYGAPILPGAMFLVGKLAGPHGLVPVLGVPACALYHPTTILDVILPRVLAGQSPDRADMAALAHGGFCRDCPGGCRFPFCGFGRGA; encoded by the coding sequence ATGAGCGGCGACTGCGGACAACAATGCGCCAACGGGCCCAGCGGGCGCATCGTGCCCCTGGAGCAGGCCGTGGGCCTGATTCTGGCCCACGACGTTACGGAGATCGTGCCCGGCAAGGCCAAGGGCCCGGCCTTTCGCAAGGGCCACGTGGTGCGCGCCGAGGATCTGGAGCGCCTGGCGGCCATGGGCAAACGCAATCTTTACGTGCTGGATATCGGCCCCGAGCAGATGCACGAGGACGAGGCCGCCGGCCTGCTGGCCCAGGCCCTGGCCGGGCCGGGCGTCTGTTTGGGTGGGCCGCCCCGCGAGGGCAAGATCACCCTTTTGGCCGACCGCGACGGCCTGTTCATGGTCGACGTGGAGCGCCTGACCAGCTTCAATCTGGTCGATGAAGTGATGTGCGCCACCATCCACCGCCACACGCCGGTGAAAAAAGGCCAACCCGTGGCCGGCACCAGGGCCATCCCGCTGACGCCGTTACGCCAAAACATCGCCAGGGCCGTGGAAGTGGCCCAAGGCGGGTTGATCGAGGTCGCGCCCATCAAGCCGGCGCGAACGGGCATCGTCGTCACCGGCAACGAGGTGGCCTCGGGTTTGATCCAGGACGGCTTCGCGCCGGTGGTGCGCAAAAAGCTGGCCGAGTTGGGGGCCTCGGCGTTGGGCGTCAAGATCGCCCCCGACGACCGCGCCGCCGTGGCCGGGGCCATCCGCTCGCTGTTGGCCGACGGGGCCGAGCTGATCATCACCACCGCCGGCATGAGCGTCGATCCCGACGACGTCACCCGCCACGCCATCGTCGACGCCGGCGGGCTGGATCTGGTCTATGGCGCGCCGATACTGCCGGGGGCGATGTTTCTGGTGGGCAAGCTGGCCGGGCCCCACGGCCTCGTGCCGGTGCTGGGCGTGCCGGCCTGCGCGCTCTATCACCCCACGACCATCCTCGACGTGATCCTGCCACGAGTCCTGGCCGGCCAAAGCCCCGACCGCGCCGACATGGCCGCCCTGGCCCACGGCGGTTTTTGCCGCGACTGCCCCGGCGGCTGTCGCTTCCCCTTCTGCGGATTCGGCCGGGGCGCATGA
- a CDS encoding FmdE family protein translates to MPQTIAIPPGQTPPRALVDALVEASARSHGHLCSGQVIGVRMSILGLGLLGYGCPLGMPEIKNIVGFVEVERCLADAVAAATGLRFGRGSLKMINLGLLAVSFLDLTDGRAVRVVNREQSKELARDYAPAGLTKPSAVQEAAYRLMPDDVLFEASWVRIDLEPNERPGARPEKIPCQRCGVLVRSGQMRRVAGQNLCAVCAGQAYFSPAPGDDRS, encoded by the coding sequence ATGCCGCAAACCATCGCCATTCCCCCGGGCCAGACGCCACCCCGCGCCTTGGTCGACGCCCTGGTCGAGGCCTCGGCGCGCAGCCATGGCCACCTCTGTTCCGGCCAGGTCATCGGCGTGCGCATGTCTATTTTGGGCCTGGGGCTTTTAGGCTACGGCTGCCCGCTGGGCATGCCCGAGATCAAAAACATCGTGGGATTTGTCGAGGTGGAGCGCTGCCTGGCCGACGCCGTGGCCGCGGCCACGGGCCTGCGTTTCGGCCGCGGCTCGCTCAAGATGATCAACCTGGGCCTGCTGGCCGTCTCGTTTCTGGACCTGACCGACGGCCGGGCCGTGCGCGTGGTCAACCGCGAGCAATCCAAGGAGCTGGCGCGCGACTACGCCCCGGCCGGCCTGACCAAACCCAGCGCCGTGCAGGAGGCCGCCTATCGGCTCATGCCCGACGACGTGCTCTTCGAGGCGTCGTGGGTGCGCATCGACCTGGAGCCCAACGAACGGCCCGGCGCGCGGCCGGAAAAAATCCCCTGCCAACGCTGTGGCGTTTTGGTGCGCTCGGGCCAGATGCGCCGGGTGGCGGGCCAGAACCTCTGCGCGGTCTGCGCCGGCCAAGCGTACTTTTCCCCCGCGCCCGGAGATGATCGATCATGA
- a CDS encoding anaerobic ribonucleoside-triphosphate reductase activating protein: protein MPDGAGAARPEGVGAALPAIKGFLETSFVDWRGCIAAVLFLPGCNFACPYCHNHALAVEPESYQTRPLEDVLARLRPFVGWIDGVVVSGGEPTVNQGLERLLALIKAEGFAVKLDTNGHRPAVLRRLVEAGLVDMVAMDLKAPLEALAYRRAAGVAADVARIGQSVDFLIHSGVAHEFRSTIIPGWHGPAELAAMAQALRGCQGWTLQAMNPATAWNQAALPLAGGVYAADDLARLQASLADAVGRR from the coding sequence GTGCCTGACGGGGCTGGCGCGGCGCGGCCCGAGGGGGTTGGCGCGGCGTTGCCGGCGATCAAGGGCTTTTTGGAGACCAGCTTTGTCGATTGGCGGGGCTGCATCGCGGCGGTGCTTTTTTTGCCGGGCTGCAATTTTGCCTGCCCCTATTGCCACAACCACGCCCTGGCTGTCGAGCCCGAAAGCTATCAGACCCGGCCGCTGGAGGATGTGCTGGCGCGCCTGCGGCCCTTCGTGGGCTGGATCGACGGCGTGGTGGTCAGCGGCGGCGAGCCCACGGTCAACCAGGGCCTGGAGCGCCTGCTGGCCCTGATCAAGGCCGAGGGTTTCGCGGTCAAGCTCGACACCAACGGCCATCGGCCCGCCGTGTTGCGTCGGCTGGTGGAGGCGGGTTTGGTGGACATGGTGGCCATGGACCTCAAGGCCCCGCTGGAGGCGCTGGCCTATCGCCGGGCGGCCGGGGTGGCGGCGGATGTGGCGCGCATCGGCCAGAGCGTGGATTTTTTGATCCACAGCGGCGTGGCCCACGAGTTTCGCTCGACGATCATACCCGGCTGGCACGGCCCGGCCGAGCTGGCGGCCATGGCCCAGGCCCTGCGCGGTTGCCAAGGTTGGACGCTGCAAGCCATGAACCCGGCCACGGCCTGGAACCAGGCGGCCCTGCCGTTGGCCGGCGGGGTCTATGCCGCCGACGATCTGGCCCGTTTGCAGGCCAGCCTGGCCGACGCCGTCGGGCGGCGCTAG
- a CDS encoding HAD family hydrolase, with translation MNRPLALVFDFDGTLAELNIDFGLMARQVEALARRMGFAGPWPAGYLLEVVGRVANALGDGFAAQAEEVIRQVEVEAAARGRLFDFCRPLLAGLRREGLAVAIVSRNCAAAIRRVFPDIDAHCQAFLPREAAPRPKPDPAHVLAALERLGVWPAQAWMIGDHPTDMSAGRAAGCFCLGLTSGRSDAAALCAAGAGLVLADAGMIAEMIAA, from the coding sequence ATGAACCGGCCCCTGGCCCTGGTCTTTGACTTTGACGGCACCCTGGCCGAGCTGAACATCGATTTTGGCCTGATGGCCCGCCAGGTCGAGGCCCTGGCCCGGCGCATGGGTTTTGCCGGGCCGTGGCCGGCGGGCTATCTGCTGGAGGTCGTGGGCCGGGTCGCCAACGCCCTGGGCGACGGTTTCGCCGCCCAGGCCGAGGAAGTCATCCGCCAGGTGGAGGTCGAAGCGGCCGCAAGGGGCCGCTTGTTCGATTTCTGCCGGCCGTTGTTGGCCGGCCTGCGGCGGGAAGGCCTGGCCGTGGCCATTGTCAGCCGCAACTGCGCGGCGGCCATCAGGCGGGTTTTCCCCGACATCGACGCCCACTGCCAGGCGTTTTTGCCCCGCGAGGCCGCGCCCCGGCCCAAGCCGGACCCGGCCCACGTGCTGGCGGCCCTGGAGCGCCTTGGCGTTTGGCCGGCCCAGGCCTGGATGATCGGCGATCACCCCACCGACATGAGCGCCGGCCGGGCCGCCGGCTGTTTCTGCCTGGGCCTGACCAGCGGTCGTAGCGACGCCGCCGCGCTATGCGCCGCCGGCGCGGGGCTGGTTTTGGCCGATGCGGGGATGATCGCGGAGATGATCGCGGCCTAG
- a CDS encoding TVP38/TMEM64 family protein, producing the protein MSADPPKIPTPRRPLWRPALAVALLLAVGLLTWLYWEPMWAFCQRMWAMLADRETFRQRIQDYGAWAPLVFMGFQVAQVVFSPIPGELVGAAGGYVFGWWQSAIYSTISLALGSWINFFLARLLGRGLVERLAPPAYLAKTAELMERQGVILSFIFFVFPGFPKDVLCYVLGLSPMHWAVFMVLSSVGRIPGTLMLSLQGALVYNEQYWSLGLLLAISLAMVAPVWIWREKIYGLLYRLDRRHGPIDDEDGQD; encoded by the coding sequence TTGAGCGCCGATCCGCCCAAAATCCCAACGCCGCGTCGCCCGCTCTGGCGGCCGGCCCTGGCCGTGGCCCTGCTGCTGGCGGTGGGCCTGCTGACGTGGCTTTATTGGGAGCCCATGTGGGCCTTTTGTCAGCGCATGTGGGCGATGCTGGCCGACCGCGAGACCTTCCGCCAGCGCATTCAGGATTACGGCGCCTGGGCGCCGCTGGTGTTCATGGGCTTTCAGGTGGCCCAGGTGGTCTTTTCGCCCATCCCCGGCGAGCTTGTCGGCGCGGCGGGCGGCTATGTCTTTGGCTGGTGGCAATCGGCGATCTACTCCACCATCAGCCTGGCCCTGGGCTCGTGGATCAACTTTTTCCTGGCCCGGCTGCTGGGCCGCGGCCTGGTCGAGCGCCTGGCCCCGCCGGCCTATCTGGCCAAGACCGCCGAGTTGATGGAGCGCCAAGGCGTCATCCTCAGCTTCATTTTTTTTGTTTTTCCGGGCTTTCCCAAGGACGTGCTGTGCTATGTGCTGGGGCTTTCGCCCATGCACTGGGCGGTGTTCATGGTGCTTTCGTCGGTGGGGCGCATCCCCGGCACGCTGATGCTGAGCCTCCAGGGCGCGCTGGTCTACAACGAGCAATATTGGAGCCTGGGCCTGCTGCTGGCCATCAGTCTGGCCATGGTGGCCCCGGTGTGGATCTGGCGCGAGAAGATCTATGGCTTGCTTTATCGGCTGGACCGCCGCCACGGCCCCATCGACGACGAGGACGGCCAGGACTAG
- a CDS encoding class I SAM-dependent methyltransferase, translating into MAVASGLPKGADGYILSDMDKIFEAQETAQYEAWLETPAGAQYLRASCALLDQILDFTPGWRVLDVGCGLGAHLEHLHERGMFCQGLEAGPVAAKLASQRLGGRARIVKGDAHDLPFDDNEFDAVVLVNTLELTERRAQVLAEAARVAASRVCVISANPFDPSAQIARWLGRKHPVLTGRPIGLLGLRRLVREVLGPVPTTWSSAVTWPWPRVGRHPLGELVGLCAAVTPRLRAMPLPITTAPPVAGREALRAHGRVSSIHRVK; encoded by the coding sequence TTGGCCGTCGCCTCGGGCTTGCCCAAGGGGGCCGATGGTTATATCCTTAGCGACATGGACAAGATATTCGAAGCGCAGGAGACCGCCCAATACGAAGCCTGGCTGGAGACCCCGGCCGGGGCTCAATATCTGCGGGCCAGTTGCGCCCTGCTCGACCAGATCCTCGACTTCACGCCTGGCTGGCGGGTGTTGGACGTGGGTTGCGGCCTGGGCGCGCATCTGGAGCACCTGCACGAGCGGGGCATGTTCTGCCAGGGCCTGGAGGCCGGGCCGGTGGCGGCCAAGCTGGCCTCCCAACGCCTGGGCGGGCGGGCGCGCATCGTCAAGGGCGACGCCCACGATCTGCCCTTCGACGACAACGAGTTCGACGCCGTGGTGCTGGTCAACACCCTGGAGCTGACCGAGCGCCGCGCCCAGGTTCTGGCCGAGGCCGCGCGGGTGGCCGCCAGCCGGGTCTGCGTGATCAGCGCCAACCCCTTCGACCCCAGCGCCCAGATCGCCCGCTGGTTGGGCCGCAAGCACCCGGTGCTGACGGGCCGGCCCATCGGCCTGTTGGGCCTGCGTCGCCTGGTGCGCGAGGTTCTGGGTCCAGTGCCCACCACCTGGTCCAGCGCGGTCACCTGGCCCTGGCCCAGGGTCGGTCGTCACCCCCTGGGCGAGTTGGTGGGCCTGTGCGCGGCGGTGACGCCGCGCCTGCGCGCCATGCCGCTGCCCATCACCACCGCCCCGCCCGTGGCTGGCCGCGAAGCCCTGCGGGCCCACGGCCGGGTCAGCTCCATCCACCGCGTCAAGTGA
- a CDS encoding ATP-dependent 6-phosphofructokinase, with protein MNEIKHTVRPEDTLIPALGPAKIVNPLTTMKAPEKRGFTFLDDDSARVLINPYSCEPDADGNLPASLEKAGPRRHIYFDPTKLKAAIVTCGGMCPGINSLVRSIVLQLYYMYGVRNIVGVRYGLQGFIPSYGHDFIDLNPKTVQSIHGRGGSFLGMSRGPQPMDEIVDTLERQNIGLLFMIGGDGTLHAAQSIHQEITNRGLKIGLVAIPKTIDNDICFVEMTFGFQTAVEAATRAILGAHNEAEGAPNGLGLVKLMGRHSGFVAAHATLALTEVNFCLVPEVDFDLDGPNGLLQALNNRMTARGHAVVVVAEGAGQKFFHTDHAEKDPSGNVRLGDIGTYLRDRFSAHFADQGVELNQKYIDPSYMVRSVPANSGDRIFTGFLGHHAVHAGMSGRTGLLISLWNNHYVHAPIPLAICHRKKIDPCGGLWRAVLESTGQPSLKNEA; from the coding sequence GTGAACGAGATCAAACACACCGTAAGGCCCGAGGACACCCTCATCCCCGCCCTGGGCCCGGCCAAGATCGTCAACCCCCTGACCACAATGAAAGCGCCCGAAAAGCGCGGCTTCACCTTCCTCGACGACGACAGCGCCCGCGTTTTGATCAACCCCTACAGCTGCGAGCCGGACGCCGATGGCAACCTGCCGGCCAGCCTGGAAAAAGCCGGGCCGCGCCGCCACATCTACTTCGACCCCACCAAGCTCAAGGCGGCCATCGTCACCTGCGGCGGCATGTGCCCGGGCATCAACTCGCTGGTGCGCTCGATCGTCTTGCAGCTTTATTATATGTATGGCGTGCGCAACATCGTCGGCGTGCGCTACGGCTTGCAGGGCTTCATCCCCTCCTACGGCCACGATTTCATCGACCTCAACCCCAAGACCGTCCAGAGCATCCACGGCCGGGGCGGCTCTTTTCTGGGCATGAGCCGCGGCCCCCAACCCATGGACGAGATCGTCGACACCCTCGAACGCCAGAACATCGGCCTGCTGTTCATGATCGGCGGCGACGGCACCCTGCACGCGGCCCAGAGCATCCACCAGGAGATCACCAACCGAGGCCTCAAGATCGGCCTGGTGGCCATCCCCAAGACCATCGACAACGACATCTGCTTCGTCGAGATGACCTTCGGCTTCCAGACCGCCGTGGAGGCGGCCACCCGGGCCATCCTGGGGGCCCACAACGAGGCCGAGGGCGCGCCCAACGGCCTGGGCCTGGTCAAGCTGATGGGTCGGCACAGCGGCTTCGTGGCCGCCCACGCCACCCTGGCCCTGACCGAGGTCAACTTCTGCCTGGTGCCCGAGGTCGACTTCGACCTGGACGGCCCCAACGGCCTGCTACAGGCCCTCAACAACCGCATGACCGCCCGAGGCCACGCCGTGGTGGTGGTGGCCGAGGGCGCGGGCCAGAAATTTTTTCACACCGACCACGCCGAAAAAGACCCCTCCGGCAACGTGCGCCTGGGCGACATCGGCACCTATCTGCGCGACCGCTTCAGCGCCCACTTCGCCGACCAGGGCGTCGAGCTCAACCAAAAATACATCGATCCGTCCTACATGGTGCGCTCGGTGCCGGCCAACAGCGGCGACCGCATCTTCACCGGCTTTCTGGGCCACCACGCCGTGCACGCCGGCATGAGCGGCCGCACGGGCCTGCTCATCTCGCTGTGGAACAACCACTATGTCCACGCGCCGATCCCGCTGGCGATCTGCCACCGCAAAAAGATCGACCCCTGTGGCGGCCTGTGGCGGGCGGTGCTGGAGTCCACCGGTCAGCCCAGCCTGAAAAACGAAGCTTGA